DNA from bacterium:
TATTCAGTTCATGCACTGTCCCGCTGGTGTATTTGGTTTCACCGCCTGTAAACTCTACATAACGTTGGTCCGCCGCCTCCGCGATGATTTTCTTTCTCTGCTCTAAGGTCAATGTCTTAGCGCGTTACGGTTAGCAGCGCCCATATCGTACATGCTAACTGTCGCAATAGCTTTCATGCGGGGATCAATCTTAGCCGCGCTGATAGCAAAGCTCCCACTTCTACAAATCCCAAGAACACCAATCCGCTCTCTGTCGATAAATGCTTGTGTGCCCAAAAAATCCACCGTAGCACTGAAATCCTCAGCATAAATATCCGGCGAAACAGCGTTGCGAGGCTGGCCATCACTCTCTCCCCAGAAAGACAAATCCAAGGACAGTGTAACGAATCCCCGTTCCGCCATTTTCGTGGCATACAGATTTGCACTCTGCTCCTTTACTGCGCCCATAGGATGCCCAACAATGATCGCTGGATTTTTTGTGTGTTGATTTAAATCTTTGGGAGTGAAAAGATTCCCCATAACCTGCATATTGTATTGATTTTTGAACGTAACTTTCTTTACAGTTACCTCATTACTTTTGAAAAAATTATCGGCTCCATTGGACATGTCTTGAGCCAAAGTCGGGGTATTTATCATGGTTTGTGCTCCTAAAATTACGGCGATCAAGCCTAGGGTTTTCAATTTATTCATTTTAGGTCTCCTTGTTGTACCGTCACAATTCCAAGTTTAGGTTGGGGATTGAAGTTGTCACTGGCGGAACGTGCCAATCTACATGCAAAACGTGCCGTCAAAGCTACAAGTTCGACTTACCCCCGATTGAGTTTCGAAGGGCTTCCCACAGGCGAGAAGGTGAGCGCGATAGTTGGGAATTCGATCACGATCAAGAGCAAGATCACGATTACGAGATTGGAGCGGAGAGGGTGGGATTCGAACCCACGTACCGCAAAATTGCGGTAACCTGATTTCGAGTCAGGCCCGTTACAACCACTTCGGTACCTCTCCTTTTAAGTGACCAGTAACTAGTGGCCAGTGACCAGTGTGATCGTAGTATAGAAAGTCCGTTCATGTCACGCAAGAGTATGACTCGGTCTGGGTGTGTTGCTTTTTGCAACAAACCAGTGATCGCCGCTTAGTTGCCGGATCTAAAGATTACAGGATTCTCTTTCATCAATCTCTGGACACCTTGATTCAGCTTTTGATCCTGCCACAATGCGCGTATTTAAAAAATTCCAGGGACTGGGTTGATCATTTTGACCCAAAACAATTCAGGAATTTCATCGATTTAGCTGAAAAGCAGCTAAAACAAAATCCCCAGATCACCGGAGACTATCAGTATGCTTTAAGAAAAATAGGCAGGCGGATCGACCGTAATATGGATCATTATTTGTCGGATGAAGAAATCATTAATTTCGTAGATTCAAAAATGAAAGAGTTTAAACGTTTCAGTTTCGACTGAATCTACTGTTTTGGTTTATAGTCCTCATCCAGCAGATCTTCAATTTGCTTCATATAAAAATCCATCAGCTGCTGCCTCAGTTCATGCTCACTCAATCCGGGATTCTCCTTTTTCATCGATTCTTCGAGTTGACGATGATCGATCGGCTCACCGATTCTTAGACGGACCGTTGCGGGATTCTGCAGAACGCGTCCCACCGGCATAATATTTTCGGATCCCATCAATACCAGGGGTACGACATACGAATTGTGGAAGTAAATCGTTGTTTTCGGATTTGCGGCCGTACGGTTAAACCGCTTATGACTTCGAGTGCGTGTTCCCTCCGGAAAAACCAGAACGCAGTAACCTCTGCGTTGCTGATGCGCCGCCCATTTCAAAGCGCGCAGGTTCATCTTTCTTTTTACCTCTTTATCCACCCGGGCTTTCGGTTGATACACACGGATCGTGTTCATGGATCTCGTGAAGATACGGCGCGTCCACTCAAAGGTTTTTTGACCGGCTATATGAATGATGTGTCGCGCGAGATCGCGAAAACCAAACCGGATGAACAGGGCTTCAATGACATGGCTGTCGGCATACGTCAAATGATTGCAGATAAACGTCAGCGCTTCCCCGCTTTTTCGAAGCTGGTTCACACGATGCAATCTGTCGATTGGTTCGATCTTGCTATCGGGTCGGACTAGCTTCAGTGCGTACCAGAAGACGAGGCGACGATTCCATCTTAGACTCCGGAAAAATACTTCCTTTGTATGCGGTTTCCGAAAACTTTCAAAGAGATCGCGCGCAAATCGCAGCATTTCGTTGACACCCCTAAATAAAAAACATATACTGCAATCTTATCTCAAAGCCTTCCAGGGATAGCGTTAAGTGTCTTTATTTTTAACAACAAAGGGAGAATCGATGAAAGAGAAAACGTTATTTTTTGTGTTGATGGTTTTCGCAGGTTTTGCTTTCGCGCAAACACAAACGATTCCAGCAACTCCTCCTGCTCCTCCGGCTGCAACTTCTCCTGTGTCGGATCAAAAACCTCTTGCTGAGGCGCTGAGTTGGTTGGGTGGGCAATGGGAAGGGGAAGGTGTAATGTCTGGTGATCAGGAGTTTCTGGGCACCATGAAAGCCACCAGAGAACTGGACGACCAGGCAATTGTGATCATGAGAGAATCGATGAACAAAGCGGGTGGTCCATCTGGCGGCAGGAAAGAGATCATGATCGTCGGATATGAAGGAAGTACGAAGAAGATTATTTTGACACTGCACACAAGCAGCAATTTCACCGGCATTTATACCGGTGAATACAAGACCAATGAAATCGTATTTTCACTTGCAATTCCCGCTCCTCAGGCCGGATACGTGAATCGCAGAAGTTTCAAACTCCTTCCGGATGGGGCGCTCCAGTTCATCATTGAAAGTGGTTCGCCGGGAAAAGCAGTGGGAAAGGTCGTTGAAATTAATTTCAAAAAGAAAGCTTGAAGTATCGGCAAAAGGAGAGATGTCCGAGGGGTTGAAGGAGCACGCTTGGAAAGCGTGTATCCGTGGTAACGCGGATCGAGGGTTCGAATCCCTCTCTCTCCGCTTATAATCAACCGCCAAGGCGCCAAGGACGCCAAGAAATGATATTTTCTTAATCTAGATATTCTTGGCGTCTTGGCGTCTTGGCGGTTAACTTGGGGGACTTATGCAGATTCTTCTGGTCGATGACAAGAAGGATATTCTGGATACAATGGGGGAGATTCTGGAGGTTTGTCACAATCATACAGTTCAAGGCGCCTCCTCCGGCAAAGAAGCGTTGAAATGGTTCCGAAAAAAGAAATACGATCTGGTGGTTGTGGATCTGGGTCTTCCCGTGATGAATGGAGTGGAACTCATTGCGAAAATGCGGAAAATTCGCGCCAAAACTACGATCGTAGTGTTAACCGGCATTCCTTGCGATGATACAATCCGCGAAAAGCTAAGAAATCTGGAAGTGCAGCAAATCTTTTCCAAACCGAAAGGCATTCAGGAACTTTTGCTGTACGTGAAGAAGTTGGCAGCCAAACATTCAGCTGCATGATCGCCGGCGGGACGCCCGCGCTACTTAGCTCAGAAACGTTACGAGATTATTGCGGTAATCAATCAGCAGGGTGTAGCCGTTCAAGAAATCCTGACCAAGAATCAGATCCACTTCGAGCTCTAAAGCTTCACTGATTTGCGAAAGATTCAAAGCCACCATCCGGTTGAAACTTTTTCGTAAACTGCCAACTTCAATATCAACATTCTCAACATGGATCAGGTTCTGAATCTTCCCTCCGATTCCCATCAAGTACGTTTTACGTTTTTCGCGGAACGTTTTGGGATAATTGATCCGGACGTGTTCTCTTGCAGCAGCAGCGGAAAGAATGCTGGCCTGCGCTCCTGTATCCAGCAGGATGTCCATTTCCCCATCAGACTTTTTAATCGCGCCCTTGAGAATGATCATCTTGCCGACCTGATAAAAAGGAAGAGTGACCTTCTGCTTAAATTGAAAGCCGCTCCGTTCGAGGTGCGCCAAGAGCTCATTGGAATCCATACTGGATAGCAGGATATCTGAATCGCTTCTGAGCGGCAGCACGATGCTGTAGCGAGAAAACATAATCGCGCCCGCAATACCATCGATACCGGACGCTTCCAAACTGCGACTCACTGCAGCAACAGGGTTTTTCATTCTAAATCTTCCCGCTGTAAATTCATCGAAAACCACCAGCGCGGCTCTTGTTCTTTGTTTTGCGCCCAGCCCGATCATAGCCAGATCGGTTGTTCTGCGCGCTTTCCAGTTCCGGTCCTTCAACGATAACCCCGCGGCACCTGTGTCCATCAACAAAACAACTTCGTTGTTTTCATCGATTTTTGCCCGGATCGTAAGTCTTCTGTCATTGAAATTCGCATCAATGGTTTCAATGGAAGAGGATAAGTTCGATTGATTGAGATCCAGGCCTTTGGTTTTTTGAATGAATTCAATTGTTTGTCTTGCTGAATTCCTCTTCAATGCATCGATTGCGTTCGATTTTAAGTATTTCTGGAAATGAGTTACAGCTTCCTCATTGTTGGACGCATAGAGTCCGGCATAGAAAAGCAAGTCCGGATCCTCCCCCCTGAGCTGCATAGCCTTGTTGAGGTAGGCGCGGGCTCCGGAGATATCATTATTCCAGCCTGCGAGCTTGGCGCGTCCTAAAAAGGAAAGCCAATCTTCCCGGAAATTGCTTTTTGCCTGATCAATTAATCCTATGCGAAGCAAAGCCGCGGCACGGGCAGAATCGCTACTCTGAAAATTACAGTCGGAAATTTCTTCGTGTATATGAAGACGTTCCTCCCAAACTTTTCTGGATTGGGGATTTACTTTACTCAACAAAGCATGCGCTTCGACATACTTTCCGGAGTAGTAAAGCTGAAGAAATGTTTTCTTGCTATCTTCTGTCGCGCTGAAAGTGAGGGAGGTTAAAAAGATTAACAGAAGCAGGAATTTTTTCACTAAAAACATTATAATGCAAAGTGCAAGACGCGAAGACGCATCGATGCGCCAACGCGAAGACGCTTTTGGTCGTGCTAGGCGGGGAGCCAGCGGTGCCCTGTACCTGCAATCCGCTATAGCAGGGCTGAATTCCCAACTGAGGAGCCCGACCGAGAAGATCTGGTTGTCATGGATTCCGGAGGGTTCGGGACCAATGCAATGCAGATCTACGAACCCCGTCAGGTCCGGAAGGAAGCAGCGGTAAGTAGGCCCCTGCATGTGCCGTTGGTATCCTGAATCCTTCTCTATGATGATCTCCTTTTCAGCCGGCTACGAAGAAGGGTGCACGACCTAAAGCGTCGACTCGTCGCGCGCATACGCGTCTGTCGCGTCGCGCGTCGAGGCGTCTGTCGCGTCAAGCTAGGGATAAGGTATGTATCAGGTATTAGCAAGGAAGTGGCGACCACAGATTTTTGAAGATCTGGTTGGGCAACAGACAGTCACCCGAACTCTGCAAAATGCAATCACGGCGGGCCGGATTGCGCATGCTTTTCTTTTCTCAGGGCCGCGCGGTGTGGGAAAAACGACGTGCGCGCGGATACTCGCCAAGGCACTCAATTGCAATTCGGCCGAAACTCCGGTTACAAAACCCTGCAACGTCTGCCCTTCCTGCCTCGACATCGCTGCATCGCGGTCAATGGATGTGCTGGAAATCGACGGAGCTTCGAACCGTGGAATTGATGAAGTTCGTGAGTTAAGAGAATCCGCAAAGTATCAACCGATCCGCGATCGTTTCCGCATTTTTATCATTGATGAAGTCCATATGCTGACCGCAGAAGCCTTCAACGCCTTGCTGAAGATTCTCGAAGAGCCACCACCGCATGTCTTTTTTATCTTTGCCACAACGGAACTTCGGAAAGTTCCTGACACGATCGTTTCGCGCTGCCAGCCGTTCGATTTTAGAAAGATTCCTGACGGCATTCTGGTCCAGAGACTCAGCCAGATAATTAAAGAAGAAAACATAAGTATTTCCGAAAAATCCCTGCAGATGATCGCGGCGGCCTCCGAAGGAGGTTTGCGCGATGCGCTCGGCACGCTGGATCAGATCATTGCGTTCAGTGGCGGTGAGATTGAAGAAAAAGATGTCGAAGCTGTGCTTGGACTGGTGGACCTGGAAGTGCTTTTGGAGCTCGGGTCTGCGATCGCGCGCGGAGATTCTCCCGCATTGCTTACGTTGATGAACCGGATCGCGGAGTACGGCATCGATTATCGCGCTTTCTATAATGAGCTTCTTTCTTTTTACAGAGACTTATTTCTTTTCCGGTTTTCACCCGATTCGAAAAAGCCGGGAGAGGAGCGTCTGATGGCGCTTGCGCAGGAGTACGACGAAATACAACTGCTGCGCATTTGTCATAATCTCGTTTCGATCCAAAATACACTAAAGCTTTCCGGCAATCCCCGATTTCTATTTGAAATCACACTCGTTAAGCTCGCGCAGATAAAGCGTTTGATTCCACTGGAAGAGCTCGCCGAAAATCTAAAAAAAAACGTTGAACGGACCCCCGCTCCGTTGACCGCAAGTGTGATTTCGCCTCAACGCGTAAACGCAAAGGCGCAACGTCCGGAAGACGCAAAGAGGAATAACAATTCACTTGCAGGGGACTTTGTAGCGGCCCTCATCAGCCAGATTGAAACTCAAAATCCAAGATTGGCCGCTGCGCTGGAAAGTGCACACATTCATCGCACGGATTCCAAAATCAGCTTCTATGTTCCAGAAGGTTATTTCAAAATGATGAAGCTCGATGCCCGCGATCAGTTGGACCTGCAAACGATGCTTCAGCAAAAACTAGGATCAGAAGTACAGGTGGAAATTCATAAAGGAGAACCACCTGCCGAAAAAGAAGCAGTGAAGGTCTCCACACCGGAAAGTCTGGTCGAAAGCGATCCCGTTGTTCAGGAATTCGTCAAGATGTTTAAAGGTAAAATTACCAAGATTGATTTTAATAAGGAGCGCTATCTATGAAGATGGACATGAATAAGATAATGAGGCAAGTTCAGGAAACGCAGAAGAAGCTGCAGGATGAGCTGAACGCAATTCGCGTGACAGCCGGAGCGGGCGGAGGAATGGTGGAAGTCACTCTCGATGGCTCCAAACAAATGGTTGCGATCAGGATTGATCCGCAGGCTGTGAACCCTGAAGACGTTGAAATGCTTCAGGATCTTATCCTTGCCGCTTACAATGAAGCATTCCGTCGCGCCGAAGATGAAGCTGCGGAAAAGGTCAGCAAATATACCGGAAACATGAAAATTCCAGGCCTCGGTAACCTGTTTTAGGATTTTTAACGCAGAGACGCGGAGACGCAGAGCTAAGAAAAAGAAATATTTTTTGTTTTTCTCTGCGCCTCTGCGTCTCTGCGTTAAATTGGCTTATATGGAATATCCGCTTCAATATTATCCGGCGCCCTTAGCGAGGTTGCTCGAAGAATTGATGAAGCTTCCCGGCATCGGGATTAAATCTGCCCAACGGATCGCGTTTCATATTTTGAAAATGCCTGCCGAAGACCAGCAGAGCTTCATCGCTTCACTCACAGGATTGAAGGATAAGATCCGGTACTGCTCCATCTGCTGGAATTTTACTGACCTCGATCCGTGCCGCATCTGTTCCGATCCGCGACGTGAAGATGAAATCATTTGCGTTGTCGAAGAGCCAACGACCCTGATCGCCATTGAAAAGACACGTGAATTTCATGGCAAATACCATGTGCTTCTGGGTTCATTGAATCCCTTGCATGGGATTGGCCCATCTGAAATTCGAATCAAAGAGCTTCTTGAGCGTTTGAAATCGAAACGGGCAAAGGAAGTTATCCTCGCCACAAATCCCACAGTCGAAGGAGAAGCAACAGCCGTCTACATCGCGCGACTAATCCAGGATGATGCGGACAAAATCAGCAGGATTGCTCTTGGAGTTCCGGTTGGGGGCGATCTGGAATATGTCGATGAAGTGACGATGTCTCGTGCGATTACAGGACGGCGTGCCCAAATAAAAATGTAGCGCGGACGTCTCGTCTGCGCAGCTCCGCAGGCGGGACGCCCGCGCTACTTGCGCGCTGAACCCTTGAACCTATTAACCTTGTTGTGCTAACCTTACGCTAGCAGATGAGGCCGATTCCTTCGAAGTTTTCATAAGGGGAGTATTATGCCCAGCACGGACATGATCATGTATGAGGAGGAGTTTCAGCAGATCCGCGGGATTCTGCAGAAACTCAAAGACGAAACAAACGCAAAGATGGTATTCCTCGTCGATAAGAATGGTCAACAGATTGCTTACAATGGGGACATCAATAATCTAGATACGACTTCTCTAGCTTCATTAACTGCCGGGAATGTTGCAGCTACCGATGGTTTGGCCAGACTCATCGGTGAAAAAGAATTCACCGTTCTTTTTCATGAAGGAGAAAGGGACAATATTCATATTTCCATCGTCGGTCGAAGAGTCATACTGGTCATCATTTTTGATGAACGTTCATCCCTGGGATTGGTCCGGTTGAGGGTTCGAAAAGCATCCGGTGAACTCGAAGGCGTATTCAATCGAATCCTGGAAAAGGTAGAGAAGGAAAAAGAAGCCGGTGGCGGCTACGAATCCCCGTTCGCAGAGATAACAGACGAAGATATTGACAGTTTATTCAGCGAATAAAGCTGGTTCGACCTCAGAGCATCATGACGTTCATCAATTACGCGGCCCGGGAAATCAATTGCAAAATAGTTTATTACGGCCCCGGTCTGGGTGGTAAAACGACCAACATCCAATTCATCTACGACAAAACCAATCCAACTGCAAAAGGAAAACTGATTTCGCTGGCTACCGAAACGGACCGTACGCTATTTTTTGATTTTTTGCCGCTCGATCTGGGAACGGTGAAAGGATTCAAAGTCCGCTTTCACCTTTATACTGTGCCCGGACAGGTGTTTTATGATGCGAGCAGAAAACTGATCCTGAGAGGTGTGGATGCCATTATCATGGTGGCCGACTCACAGGTGGAACGAATGGATGCGAACGAAGAGGCCGTCTACAACCTGAAATCAAATTTGAAAGAACAGGGTTATGATTTGGCAACACTTCCTTACGTTTTGCAGTTGAATAAACGGGATCTCCCCAACATCTCACCCTCTGAAGAAATGATCCGAATCCTTCGTCAAAAGGAGGAACCGGTGTTTGAAGCTGTGGCTTCTAAAGGGGTCGGCGTTTTCGACACTCTGAAAACATGCGCCAAACTCACGCTTCAGGAACTCCGTAGAAACACTTAGTTTTTAAACCGCCAAGGCGCCAAGAACGCCAAGCAATTTAGAAAATGAGAAATGATTTCCTTGGCGTCTTGGCGGTTAGTTAAATAAAGGAGATGTCGAATTGGAGAGTTTTGACGATCTGTTCGATTTCCTCTTGAAGGTCGGTCATCTTTTCGCCATTTCCGATAAACTGGATTGTGTACGCCCGTGTCTCATTAAATCCACAATAGATGATGGTTTTCATAAATAATTCTTTCTTATTGACATTAGCATGAACAACAAATCCGTCATTTCCGGCGATTTTTGTCTTTGAAGCCTCGGTAATTTCACACTGCAGTCCGGCGCCTTCCATTCTTCGCAAGATTTCCGCTTCAATGGCCTGGAGCATTTTCTCGGAAGTTTCGTCATCAAAAACGCGGGGGACCTTCTTTTTCACCACTGGTTCGCTCCAGATCAACATTGCTATTTCCGGATCGTCCGGGTCGCTCCCTCGATAAAAAGCATCATGCGCGTCCTTGAATTCTTTCGCCTTGATGTCTCCTGTCTGGTAGTGGCTCCATCCCTTTTCCGGGATCATCACGCCAAAGTAATAAATATTGTTCCGGTAGAAGCCGCTGTAGGCAGAAGCTCTGTTCTTTATAAATGTGTAAAGTTGGTATCCGCCGCCCACCAGTAGAACCAGTATCACGAGCTTCACCAGATTCGTTTCCAGTTGTCCCCTTCTCGGTCGAACAGGGATCGAAACGACACGTTCTTGTGAAGGACGCCACACGGGTGCCGAAATATCCTTTTGCAGTGGATCCGTTGCCGTGCTATCAGGCGCCACGTAGGAAATCGGTTTCATTGATGTGGAAGTGGTGGAGTGAGCTTTAGATACCATGACACCACACTTCAAACATTCATCATTGAGGACTTGATCAGAACCACATTTAGGACAGCGAGTGGCCATAATCGTCTTCGCGTTTGCGCGTCTTTTCGTCTCCGCGTCTCGTCTCCGCGTTTGTCTCCGCGTCTTGACGCAACGACGCAAAGACACGTTAACGCAAAGACGATCTTTGTCGTGTTAAGATTATAGAATTCTGTGCCTCTTACTACAACTCCGATGAAAATTCCGACCAAACATTTGCTTGCCTGGTACGATGAAAACAGGATTCTTTATCCCTGGAGAAAAACCAGACAACCATACAGAATCTGGTTATCAGAAATCCTGCTCCAGCAAACCAGAATTTCCGTTGCAAAAAGATTCTATGAAATAATTCTTAAACGTTATCCCACTCTGAAAGATCTCTCGCGAGCAAAAGAGTCCGACTTTCTCTCATTGTGGTCAGGCATCGGCTATTACAGGAGAGGTTATAGCATGCTCAGTTGCGCGCGCAAGATCGTAAAAAATCATCATGGAATTTTCCCTTCTGATCTTCCTGCTCTGCTGGAGTTGCCGGGCATCGGCAAATACACTGCGGGAGCCATCCGGAATATTGCCTTTGGAATTCTGACTCCTGCTCTGGATGGAAATATTCAGCGCGTGTTGTCTCGAATGATGCTGTCACAAGAAAAGTTGGAGGAAAATTTCCTTTCCCTTGGGGAAAGCGCTCCAGCGTCAGATTTTTTTCAAGCACTCATGGAGCTGGGCGAACGCATTTGCTTGCCCGATCCAGAATGCTCGATCTGTCCTTTACGCAAGGATTGCAAGGCCAGAAAAATGGGGGTCCAAAGAGACTTTCCTCCGAAAAAAATTCGAAAAGAGACAAGGATCTTCCACTGGTATTTGCTGATTCTGAACTCAAAAGGAGCTGCCTACTACGTCCGGAACAGGGATCGAGCATTCTTGAAAAATGTGTGGATTTTTCCTGATGTATTGCTAACCGAAGAAAAGCCGGAACATACAATCATCAGAGAGTTCCAGCATGCATGGGGAATTGAAATCGATGCTGTGACAAACCATCGTGTAATCCGGCATACAGTCACGTTTAGAAAAATTCGTGTGCACATTCTGGTTCCACGATCTTTTCATTTAAACGGTTCCAAAGGAAAGTGGCTGAATTCTATCGATCTTGAAAAGCATCCGACTTCCTCGATCACACCAAAGGTGTTACGTACCCTGCAAAGCTCAAAAGATTGGGAGATAAACCGGATCAAAGGATAGAACGGATAATTTTTCTATACATGCTTTTATCCGGGCCTATCTCCTTTATCCGGTCTATCACCTATGTTTGCAAATCAAAGATGGTCAAACCGAAACGGCGCAAGAGACTCTGAAAAACGGTTAACGGGAAACCCACCACATTGTAGTAGCATCCATCGATGCGATTGATAAAGATGCGACCCATACCTTGAATCGCATAAGCTCCGGCTTTATCAAAGGTCTCTCCACTTTGTAAATACCAATCGATTTCTTGCGATCGAATGCGCCGGAATTGGACCCGTGTCACGGAGGCTTGCGAGACAAGGCGGCCTTTCCACATCAAGGCAACTCCTGTAATCACCTGATGCGTCCTGCCGCTGAGCAATCGCAGCATCCTTCTCGCGTCTTCCGAATTGACCGGCTTTCCAAGCTTCCTGCGGTCCACAACAACAAGAGTGTCCATTCCGATGATAAGCGCGTCGCGCCTTAAGCATTTTCTGGCTTTTGCAATGGCCAATTCGCAAGCAATCCGCGCAGGATTTTTGCGTGATTCCAATTTTTCATGAATATCTGAAACAAAGACGTCAAAATCGATGTTCAATGCCCGAAGCATCTCCTTTCTCCTCGGACTGGCGCTTGCCAGGACTACCGGAACAGAGATCTTTTTGGACATTTTTCTCATAGAAAATATACGGATTTAGATTCTTGACAACTAATTGTAACAAGGCTATGCTCGATGGCGTTAAAAGGTTCTTTGTTTGGATGTTTCACTGCTCATCACAGATTAAACTAGTTGATCCAGGGTCAAAATCCCTGGGTTTTTTTTTGCACAAGAGGTATTACGGAAATGCGTTTAAACGGCAAAGTGAAATGGTTCAGCAACAAGTTGGGCTACGGTTTTATCAAACAGGATACTGGCGAAGAGATTTTCGTCCACTACTCGATGATTCGCGGTGACGGTTATCGTTCGCTGAAAGAGGGACAAGAAGTTACGTTCGATATTATTCAAAGCCCGGAAGGGCGGATGCAAGCGGGGGACGTCGAAATCGTTTTAGCCAGCTAGCTCGAATTCCGGAGGGCGGCCCTCCCTGGCCGCCCATGGCGGGCACGGAGGCTCGCCCTCCAGAACCAGAATTCACTTTATTGGTTTCGCTTTCAGCTTGGTTTTCCCTTGTTCTACCGTTACGTAAAACTCAACGTCTTTGCACTTATAACGTTCTAAAATGGCTTCCTT
Protein-coding regions in this window:
- a CDS encoding 1-acyl-sn-glycerol-3-phosphate acyltransferase; translation: MLRFARDLFESFRKPHTKEVFFRSLRWNRRLVFWYALKLVRPDSKIEPIDRLHRVNQLRKSGEALTFICNHLTYADSHVIEALFIRFGFRDLARHIIHIAGQKTFEWTRRIFTRSMNTIRVYQPKARVDKEVKRKMNLRALKWAAHQQRRGYCVLVFPEGTRTRSHKRFNRTAANPKTTIYFHNSYVVPLVLMGSENIMPVGRVLQNPATVRLRIGEPIDHRQLEESMKKENPGLSEHELRQQLMDFYMKQIEDLLDEDYKPKQ
- a CDS encoding roadblock/LC7 domain-containing protein, encoding MPSTDMIMYEEEFQQIRGILQKLKDETNAKMVFLVDKNGQQIAYNGDINNLDTTSLASLTAGNVAATDGLARLIGEKEFTVLFHEGERDNIHISIVGRRVILVIIFDERSSLGLVRLRVRKASGELEGVFNRILEKVEKEKEAGGGYESPFAEITDEDIDSLFSE
- the dnaX gene encoding DNA polymerase III subunit gamma/tau, encoding MYQVLARKWRPQIFEDLVGQQTVTRTLQNAITAGRIAHAFLFSGPRGVGKTTCARILAKALNCNSAETPVTKPCNVCPSCLDIAASRSMDVLEIDGASNRGIDEVRELRESAKYQPIRDRFRIFIIDEVHMLTAEAFNALLKILEEPPPHVFFIFATTELRKVPDTIVSRCQPFDFRKIPDGILVQRLSQIIKEENISISEKSLQMIAAASEGGLRDALGTLDQIIAFSGGEIEEKDVEAVLGLVDLEVLLELGSAIARGDSPALLTLMNRIAEYGIDYRAFYNELLSFYRDLFLFRFSPDSKKPGEERLMALAQEYDEIQLLRICHNLVSIQNTLKLSGNPRFLFEITLVKLAQIKRLIPLEELAENLKKNVERTPAPLTASVISPQRVNAKAQRPEDAKRNNNSLAGDFVAALISQIETQNPRLAAALESAHIHRTDSKISFYVPEGYFKMMKLDARDQLDLQTMLQQKLGSEVQVEIHKGEPPAEKEAVKVSTPESLVESDPVVQEFVKMFKGKITKIDFNKERYL
- a CDS encoding cold shock domain-containing protein; this translates as MRLNGKVKWFSNKLGYGFIKQDTGEEIFVHYSMIRGDGYRSLKEGQEVTFDIIQSPEGRMQAGDVEIVLAS
- a CDS encoding response regulator — encoded protein: MQILLVDDKKDILDTMGEILEVCHNHTVQGASSGKEALKWFRKKKYDLVVVDLGLPVMNGVELIAKMRKIRAKTTIVVLTGIPCDDTIREKLRNLEVQQIFSKPKGIQELLLYVKKLAAKHSAA
- a CDS encoding Maf family protein yields the protein MLRALNIDFDVFVSDIHEKLESRKNPARIACELAIAKARKCLRRDALIIGMDTLVVVDRRKLGKPVNSEDARRMLRLLSGRTHQVITGVALMWKGRLVSQASVTRVQFRRIRSQEIDWYLQSGETFDKAGAYAIQGMGRIFINRIDGCYYNVVGFPLTVFQSLLRRFGLTIFDLQT
- a CDS encoding YbaB/EbfC family nucleoid-associated protein, which gives rise to MDMNKIMRQVQETQKKLQDELNAIRVTAGAGGGMVEVTLDGSKQMVAIRIDPQAVNPEDVEMLQDLILAAYNEAFRRAEDEAAEKVSKYTGNMKIPGLGNLF
- a CDS encoding aspartyl protease family protein — translated: MKKFLLLLIFLTSLTFSATEDSKKTFLQLYYSGKYVEAHALLSKVNPQSRKVWEERLHIHEEISDCNFQSSDSARAAALLRIGLIDQAKSNFREDWLSFLGRAKLAGWNNDISGARAYLNKAMQLRGEDPDLLFYAGLYASNNEEAVTHFQKYLKSNAIDALKRNSARQTIEFIQKTKGLDLNQSNLSSSIETIDANFNDRRLTIRAKIDENNEVVLLMDTGAAGLSLKDRNWKARRTTDLAMIGLGAKQRTRAALVVFDEFTAGRFRMKNPVAAVSRSLEASGIDGIAGAIMFSRYSIVLPLRSDSDILLSSMDSNELLAHLERSGFQFKQKVTLPFYQVGKMIILKGAIKKSDGEMDILLDTGAQASILSAAAAREHVRINYPKTFREKRKTYLMGIGGKIQNLIHVENVDIEVGSLRKSFNRMVALNLSQISEALELEVDLILGQDFLNGYTLLIDYRNNLVTFLS
- a CDS encoding gliding-motility protein MglA; this encodes MTFINYAAREINCKIVYYGPGLGGKTTNIQFIYDKTNPTAKGKLISLATETDRTLFFDFLPLDLGTVKGFKVRFHLYTVPGQVFYDASRKLILRGVDAIIMVADSQVERMDANEEAVYNLKSNLKEQGYDLATLPYVLQLNKRDLPNISPSEEMIRILRQKEEPVFEAVASKGVGVFDTLKTCAKLTLQELRRNT
- the recR gene encoding recombination mediator RecR translates to MEYPLQYYPAPLARLLEELMKLPGIGIKSAQRIAFHILKMPAEDQQSFIASLTGLKDKIRYCSICWNFTDLDPCRICSDPRREDEIICVVEEPTTLIAIEKTREFHGKYHVLLGSLNPLHGIGPSEIRIKELLERLKSKRAKEVILATNPTVEGEATAVYIARLIQDDADKISRIALGVPVGGDLEYVDEVTMSRAITGRRAQIKM